The Engystomops pustulosus chromosome 7, aEngPut4.maternal, whole genome shotgun sequence DNA window aatattGTAACATACCTTTTTTCTAtaggaaaaaaatgtataattaagTTTTCGTATAAAATTGAGAGGCGTTCCTTATCTATTGTAATGGgaactttttttatgtttgtttttttttttgtttttatttttaaatatacattatatattttttttttccaggcccAATGGTAGTGAACTGCAAATACTCTGCCTTCTCTGTAAAATTGGAAGTCTGTGTTTTTCAGTTTTGGTAAAACTGTGCTTAGAGTTTAGGGAACTGGTAGGGTCGGGGGTGGGAGGGGGCCGAACACAGAGCGTCTGATCAATTTGtatctatttattttaacatttttattaaataaaactgAATGAAAAAAGGCGGCGTCATTGTTTCTGTGTATCCCGAGCCTCCACCTCCTGACGGCATTGTGAGACCGTGTACATGTCCGATGGTTAATATTGTTTTATGATGTCTTCTGTTTATTGCTCCCATCTTGACACTTAGAGGCTACGTGGTATTTTCCTATCGGAGGAAGGTGACCGCTGCcatcagtgattggctgagaggTAATAGCGTTGGGCGTGAGCGACACATCTGTGATGTGAGTATCATTGCATCTATGTCAATCAATAGGACCCTTCACTCATTTCAATTCCTTGCATTTATTAGGTGGCACATGACTAATTCATTATTCTTCTCTCTAGCTCACATCGTTCCTGGACAATCATTGCTGTGACTTTTAACACTCAATGGACCCCATTTATTAAAAGTGAAGCAAACTGCACTGCTCGGTGACCCAAAGAGCCTAAACTGAGTGAACCAgtctttttttctggtgcactcagtttaacgggCGGGCGCCACAGTTATGTTGGACTTCACACATAAATATGGAGGCCGGTGCGAATATGTATTGTGTTGCAGAGGACATAGTGCAGCCGCAATAcaatactggtgcaaacacttcataaatacatgtgcaagcagtatgTAGATGTATGTGCAGTCCACACCAGAATGCTGTAGCAGATTGCTCGATAAATATTGACCAATGTGTTTGTTAGACTTTCtagtgtcaggtgggtggtcctggtCTAGAGAAGAATGCCTGGGACCGCCCACCTGACACTagaaattctaagcctcatatcgGATACCAAAACCACTTATACGGATTGTTTAACAATGAAGAATGTTGCAATGTGAAAAGGGTTGGTTTCCTGTTATTAGTAGTTGTGTCTAATTTGACACTTTTTAGCcgctgtgataaatgtgatgtacgAGAGACGTCTAAATAATGCGGCATTTTCCCGCATTATAAAAAGTGGAGCACGATGCTGCAAAATCTCTTCACTTAACAGACGTATTCTTAACATTCACTGGGAAATATCTTGTAAATGAGTCGCTGCTCATGGAGATGTCCCATTACATGGTAGTAGTCTATACGATCGGGCAGGGGgtatggagagaggagagagtgtTATGGAGTAGCTTCTCTTCTTCATAATAACTAGACCTGCAGAAAGCAAGTCATATGACATGTCAGGCCGTGCTAGACCAGATACTTTATATATTGAGAACATGCATGTATTAGATTTGTTATGATTCTCTGATCACAAAGAGTAAGGCTGGGTTCTCATCACGTTCTTCTATATACGTTCAGCTCCCCATGGATGCgctgacatatactggcagactgAGGCATAGTTGTCTCCATTTGACCACTATACGTCGCATCAGGTGACGTATATGGCAAAAACCCTAATGAGAACCTATCCTAAGATCATGTAGAGGATTCTGCCCCAGAGACCAGCCCCACGATATCTGTGGAGGGTCGCTGTGAGTGTATGAAGCTTCTTTGCAGACTTTGATGTTAAAAGGTAACCTGTATAACCCAGACTTTTAAATCcacagtttttgttttgtttttttagccATTGCTTGTGTATACTTATTGAATAAACCTGGACAGATGTCTTAAGACCCTCTTATACACGTGGACACTTGTCTTATCCAAGACCCCACTATCAGTGTTtactaaccgacccaaccctcctggactccgacctctcctgctctgtatattcaatctcttgccaaatacatctcagaaacatctccagaatctggtGTGTTAGAGGTTTCCATTGTAAGAAATAGGCAATTGtcactctgattcactctcaactAGATTACTGCAACtctggtcttccactcactaaactctctcctttcCAATCTACCATTTTCCTTGAAAATATgtctctcccctccccccccccccccaaaaaaaagactTAGTACAATATTTTTGCACGCTTACAAATATAAGACGTCCCCTGAAGAGAAGACCTAGCGCCAGTCATTGCTATAGCTCCCGCCtccccatacattagtattagtagatcatttagatactgcaagaggtcGTGACATGGGTGTGAATTCATAGGATGAAAGCACAATAAatgctttttttgttttgctcAGTTAATTCTTGTACATCAAAAAACAATCCTCTGAAAATGAGACCCAGCACgcctttaggagcaaaaatgaatacgagacagtggggcacatttacttacccgtgccTTGTGCGATCCCcgttgtgcattgtccgacgatcatggactccggcacgattcactacaatcgtgcacccgatatcctgcatgtgtcacttccctgctcaggtccgccggagctcaccttcttcttcctggtgcatgtaagtgcgttggaTGCACACAAATGCAAATGtttaatcccgtgctcagtccgaatccgacgGATCATCTAAAGGTCCGCCCCATGATTGTGTAGCGTGAAAGCCGGTGtgtttgtgccaaaatccgatctcgtgtgccacaatccccttttaaatgcggcacaaaacggtaatcaacggaatatccgacgtttgtgcggtccgcagacccttagtaaatgagccccactgtcttatttttggggaaactgtattcttaatgcagcagccaggctagtctttcagaccaaacgctacacggattctCCAGTCTGTGCCCATTTCCTTCTGaacacagtttaaaataatcatcctcatccacaaagctctgcatgatgCTCCACccacctacctctcctctctcatctcaatctatcgcccttcccgtgctctgtgatctcccagtgatgttagattatactctcccttaattcaaacctcccactcacgtctccaggacttctcccgagctgcaccaattctctggaatgccctgacCCGGACTAAtacaaatgtgctcttaaaacccatctctttaggctcCTATCAGACTCCATAACCACATGCAACTTTGGCTCTCTTTactccttggactttgtatataagatgctgatgactggttcaagcagcagcatctttatttatcaaattatttttattccattcccttgtaAAGAATGGCCGGACAATTATACGAGCTCTTATAACTCtgatgtcaccccctcatcctcatggactgtaagctcttgtgatcagggccctcactcctattgttccgtaTGACTATtaatactctgtaatgtcttatgttatttgtatatgtcccataatctgtaaagcgctacggaataggaTGGTTCTATATAAATATGATGCACATTTGATGAGAAGACTGCAGAGCTAACAGCTGCGCCATCACCTGCTTACCACCAGAGGGCGCTGTGCTACCACTAAGTGCATCCCCTCTCCTCAGCAAGTGTCCTAAAGTCTGCAGCATCAACTCTTATGGAGTCGCTGAGTCACAAGTGTCTGAAGCAAAATAATCCTATGGTAATAATATGTTTTTGTATTACTAAAATTTACGTAATATGTAGCTTTGTGCATTCACAATAATTACATGTAATCTGCAACCTCCAGCTGATGCCAAGTCTGCAGCCTGgtcatgctgagagttgtagtgcaCCCACTGGAAATGCACAAGTTACATCTTATCCTTATTATTTATTCAGAcagtgatttattgtacagatctgcaCCGACCAGAAGTGTCCTCACCGCATCTGCCTCCTGGAGCAGCGCAACTACTAGAGGTAATGTTTTATCTTCTGTACAAATCTTCAGAACTctacatgaaaaaaatatttcctCTTTATTTAGTCATTGGGTGATGGCACACTGTACACTTGGCATTGGTTCACTAAATGTTAACATTGATGACTCGTCCTTAGCGTAGGTCGCCAATATTAGGTTGGTAGGAGCCCATCAATTAGGGGGAACTACTGCTCACCCAGCACATTGCCGCACGTTGTATAGTGGCAGTGCTTGGCATTACAGACCCAATCACTTCAATAGCACTGAAAAACAAATGACGTTTATTGTGCCATTTAGCTGgaatttttctttaaccccttaaggacacggcccttttttttttttcccttaatttttcacttcccactttcaaaaatataaaattttgctGTACGAGGGCTTATTCTCTGTGTGTAACAATTTGCATttcatagtgaaggtatttaatTCAGAATGCAGAAGTAAAATCTCAGAAAAAAAATGTCCTTTTCTTTTGCGCTTGGTTTTTaaagcttttactgtgcgccccacatAACGCCTCGACTTTATTCTATGGGGACAGCAGATTGTATTTTACTAGTTtttcatttttgattttttttataatacatttCTACTTCTACATGTGGGGGATAACAAATGAATAcaggttttaatgcatttttttttatttaattttttttttcgtacacaagGTTTTATGTTTCGCCGTCTTCTAACGCCAATTACTTTCTCATACTTCGCTGTATGGAGCTGTACGAGGTGTCATTCTTTTTGTGAGATGACTGtatgttttatttccattttggggaccgtacggccttttgatcactttattacATAATTTTATATATTGCAAAATTACGAAAAAATGGCGTTTCATGGGATAGCCATTTTTGTATCTTGATTGAGCTGACATTTTggcccaacatgtttatgattttgtttatttttatcagtgctaggggaagggggtgatttaactatttttttattattttttcagacccccagagtactttaaccctaggttgtttgatcctactacactgctatactacagtattttATATGGGGACAGATACTGGACACATGGATAATTGTAGGGTCCATATTAAGTAAACAATGTTCAAGGGAATTATTTGTATAGCGGATGGAAACCTGGGACCCGCTCCCATGGGTGCACATAAAGAGGCCTCTGTGATTGGTTCAGTCAATCACCTAAACTGCTTAACCATCACCCCTATAGCGCTGTCAGAAACTGCtgacactttccctttaaataaaagtgCAATGTGTTCTGACCAGTCACAAGATACAAGTCTGTAACGAGACTGGTGGAGATTTGGCTCCGAGTGGTTAAATTCCTCAAGGGATAATACACTAAGACGTAGAAGAGGGTAAAGTCCtgaccctgcattaaccccttgtaCTCTGAACATGTATATAACCATAAAGCATAGGAAAGAAATTAAGAAATCATACAGAATTTTATTGGCatagggttttctttttttttttttttttttagaaaaaaaaaaaaaaagaatcaagtATCAGACAGGAATCCCGTCCCGGCTGTGCTCCGTGTCTCTGGATATCagtcataaataaataaaatatatagtatTGGAAAAATCCGAGCCGGAGCAGTGGTCAAAGAATCCAGTGAACAGGACTAGACGGCGGCTGTGATCGTCTCCAgagagaaatataaaaatatccaCAAGTCTGGAAAGAGGCACAATGATCCCTACGAAAAATGCAGGTGACCCTCTTCAGTAAGGCAGTGGAGCCCGGGATATGCTACAGGCACAGAGTGATCCAATGCACCGGAGCGCTGTAGGACTCGTACAAGGTCCGATTGGATTGAAGGTCACCGGTTCCTCTCGGCTGCGATGTACTTGAGAGCGGCAGATCCGTATCTCCGGGACAAGTCCTGATGAAATTCTTCTTTCAGCGTCTGTACACAAAGCCGATAGTTTTCACTAGAGCGGAACTTGGAGATATCGAAGCTGGGAGCGTGAGGCATGTGGATGATGAAGGCGTTAGGAAGGACAACCAGCTCATAGCCCTGGGGACAGAGGAAGAACACAGCAGCGGGTCACAAGCAGGACATGGACAGCCTCTCATTGCCTATGCTCTATTTAGGATAGATATAGTAATGTACATAGATGTAATCTGCCCCACTCATATCATAAGTGGCCAAGTGTGCATGTATACGACAAACCATCCCAGCATAACACCCCCCCCCAGGAGGTGTCCTGCAGACAGAACTATGATGCTGTAACTCTGGGTCAGTACTGGAGCTCTCCCAAAGAAGGCAACTACTAGTAACAGAGAATGGAGAAACGTCCGTACCTTGGCATCCAGCTCCATGATATGAGACACTTTGTTCCAGCCAAATCCCAGGAATCGCTCGTCATACTCTGGACAGTCTCGCCGGACAACTACATAAGGTTCAAAGTTTGGTGCCCAGTCCACACGGTATGAAGTGGTCGCTATTCTCCACTTGGCATAGTTAGTTGGCGCATGTCCCTTCTCCCATACATGGTATCTAGGAGAGATCACAAATCATAAGGAGACGTGAAGTTACACAGCAATACTAAGCGCAggggataggaggacacactgccccctgctggtgtggtgATGTGGCTGGTCATGGTATTGGACAGTggttgcgaacctatggcacgggtgccagaggcggcactcagagcccttttcgtgggcacccaggccattgccccagcagttctaagcaacttaaaagatgcagctttcagtaatattttgatacttccttctctacttgggactgtaggaagagggggaaTGTGTAGTCAGGgctgaattatttttggaggacctcctgccggccccatgattctctgtgtacagagaaacactggaaagaagtgaagtaaattttccatctttctactgtgttgctgtcctcaggaggccaatatgattgcaAGTTGTTGAACATGGAGCAATACGTTACTGatttaattttttgttggcacctcgtgataaataaggggggttttgggttgcagtttgggcacttggctgctaaaaggttcaccatcactggtataggacagtcatccgTATTAGTGATagaacacactgccccctgctggtgtggtgATGTGGGGagacatggcataggacagtcacccctagtagtgataggaggacacactgccccctgctggtgtgatgatgtggggagacatggcataggacagtaaccactagcagtgataggaggacacaatgCCCCATGCTGATGTGGTGGCCACGGTATAGGACAGTCGGGCACCCCtaatagtgataggaggacacactgccccctgctggtgtgatggtgtgggggccacGGTATAGGACAGTGATCCctattagtgataggaggacatactgccccctgctggagtgaTGATGTGGCGGGTCATGGTATAGGAGAggcacccctagcagtgataggaggacacaatgccccctgctggtgtgatggtgtgggggccatggtataggacagtgaaccctattagtgataggaggacacactgcccccctgctggtgtgatgatgtggggaccatggtataggacagtgatccctattagtgataggaggacacactgccccctgctggtgtgatggtgtgggggccatggtataggacagtgatccctattagtgataggaggacacactgccccctgctggtgtgggaGTCCTcagatgtgtcctgtcatggcCGTGGCTTTACGTACAGGATGATGCTCCCCACACACTGTAAGAATTCCCTGGAATATCTCTCCCAGATTACTTCACATCCCCAATCACCAGTCACTAGATTTATCACCGATCCAGGAGCAGCTTCACCAACCTCCGAGTGTGCAGGGTCTATAGACCCAGAGGTGACCATACAGAACCTGCATCCCATCTTGTATCCAGGGTGGAGGCGCCACCAGGGTTCTAGAGCCTCCCCTCTATTGTACAGTTTTCCAATAAACCTCTCCTTTCTCTCTAATATTATAATCACTTCCATGTATCCTCATCACAGTCACAGAGAGAGTTTTATTCCAACAACTCCTTCACCAGACATTTCCAAACTTACCGGAAGGTGTAGAGTGCCCCCATATCCAGCATGGAGAGCAGCTCTGCTTTGGATTTGGGAAAGGTTAGACGGTAACGCAGAGTTTCAAAGGCCGGGACTATCAGAGCTTTTGGGGTTTTGGCCATGTTTTCCTGTACGATGGATTTCCTAAGGATAAAGAAACACAATGATGTCCAGAGAAAGGAGCCAAATGCAGAGGACGGAGTCACAATGGACTGCAGTAACTACATGAGTCTGACCCAAAATACTGACCTACCATTAGTATGCAAGTATACAATACTCTGAGGGTCTCTTCAGCGCCATCTATAGGCTGGGCATCAATGTAATTTTGGTCTCAGACAGTACTCTGAATGCCAGGCAGCTcccgtattaaaggggttgtccgtttTGAGAGTCTGGTAACATTTAACGGGGTATTCTGGCTTTAAACTGGAATACCCCCATATGGTATCCAGTGACCAGTCCATAGGAGATAAACACGTGGCTGTACACTTCTACTACTTGGTCCCTATGACCACAGATTATGGATCTGTTTGGGACTCACCTCAAGCTGTCGTACAGTCCATACATGGGCAGGAAGTCTATGTCAGACAGGAACACGTACGGCGTCTGTGCGTTCCTCAGGGCCACATTTCGCAGGAGGTTCACCGGGTAGAGCTGCCCTTCTTTATAGACTACGTGGTAGCCAATGTTAGTCCGAGACTGTAAAACCTCAGAGGCTTGTGCGTAACGTAAGAACTGCTGAGCTTCTGCGTCCGACAGATACAGGGCCAGGCTGACCGGACCCTCCCAATGTCTGCAAATCAGCTCCAGCATCTGCAGCCGGTCCATAGACAGCTGCGCCACCAGAGTCACATCCGTAGGGTCCTCTGCTAACGTCTTCTGCGGGAGAAAGGAGAGGTGGACACGGTGCGACGCAAGACGTTCCCTGCGGAAGTCATAGCAGACGTCCTCCTCGTCCAGTTCTTCCAGGGCCTCCTGAAGAGAAACACTGAACAGTGAGGATGTAGCAGTGCCGAGGGGGTTGTTATAGAATGatggataaataaaaaatattgctaTATATTGAAGGCAGCTGTACTGCGTTAATGTCTTGTCTATGGGTATAAGCCATTGACCCTGCTCTCACCTCCTGCTCTTTGTCGCTGGGACAGCCAATCAGCTCTCTGCGCAGGAGGCTCCCGTCATACTCGAGAAACGTGAGATAGAGCGTCCGGAACAATTCCACATGTTTGTTCTTGACGCGGAGTTTGTGTGGGGAATTCCAGTGAATCACCTGCAGGCGCGAAAGAAATACATATTAAGTACAATCCATTAGGGGCCATTGTTATCCAGTGATGCCACAGGACTGATCGTGCCAGAAGGCGTAATATACCTTTAAATCAGCGCTAACACTAGTCCTTTGTTAGGAAGGAGGCAGCGCTCGCCTCCGTCTGGCCTTGAGAACGTTGTCGCTCTCATATCTCCAGGATAAACTGGGCCTTAATCTTgtacattaaaaaatatttttcctacTTCTGCACATACCAGGCCTCCTGATaaacttcttaaagggatattccacatAAAGAGTTAGCATAATTATGTCTACACTAGACATAGATCTGAGCATTTAAATTCTGATTGcctaaagccaccactagggggagctaacctCAGATGGTCACAACCTGCACTAGACATAGAATGTAAATGAACTGTAATCTGACTGCctccagccaccaccagggggcgctgaccTCTCACCTTTAGGTCGGCCAGCTCGCTGTAGCACTGTTCAGAGCGCGTGTGGTCGGAGAGCTGCACGTTCCAGTAGCAGGGGAGCTCGTAGACCAGGGACGGGGAACTCTTTATAAGAGCATTGAATATATCCTGAATAGAAAGAAGCAAATATTATCCTCCAATCATATTTTAGGAGCCATCTATAACCCCCTACAAATACCCCCCAGGCCTCACCTGATCAGCGAGGGAAGTGCTCAACATGTTCATCAGCTCCCTCTCTGCGGTCAGGCGCCACATC harbors:
- the LARGE2 gene encoding xylosyl- and glucuronyltransferase LARGE2 → MLCPCRNKAKLLAGSLCLFSVVTWLYLSVGDTGYGASPGASAPQFPARAPSVQDLEMKLQEAEEENRRLRLQLGELRSEEHEGDNSSRCSQRSLTEKCELIHVAIVCAGHNSSRDVVTLVKSILFHRRNPLHFHLITDSVAQRILGNLFRTWMVPSLQISFYNASDLKPEVSWIPNKHYSGIYGLMKLTLTKALPSDLSKVIVLDTDITFATDIAELWAIFRKFTGEQVLGLVENQSDWYLGNLWKNHKPWPALGRGFNTGVILLLLDKLRQIGWEEMWRLTAERELMNMLSTSLADQDIFNALIKSSPSLVYELPCYWNVQLSDHTRSEQCYSELADLKVIHWNSPHKLRVKNKHVELFRTLYLTFLEYDGSLLRRELIGCPSDKEQEEALEELDEEDVCYDFRRERLASHRVHLSFLPQKTLAEDPTDVTLVAQLSMDRLQMLELICRHWEGPVSLALYLSDAEAQQFLRYAQASEVLQSRTNIGYHVVYKEGQLYPVNLLRNVALRNAQTPYVFLSDIDFLPMYGLYDSLRKSIVQENMAKTPKALIVPAFETLRYRLTFPKSKAELLSMLDMGALYTFRYHVWEKGHAPTNYAKWRIATTSYRVDWAPNFEPYVVVRRDCPEYDERFLGFGWNKVSHIMELDAKGYELVVLPNAFIIHMPHAPSFDISKFRSSENYRLCVQTLKEEFHQDLSRRYGSAALKYIAAERNR